GCCGCTCTCCGCTGGGTCGGCGGCGGGCTGCTGATCGCGTTCGGTGCGTACAAGCTGCTGGTTCCGCTGTCACACCCGAAGTGGGTGGGGATGCGGGTCGGCCCGGCCGACCTGGCGCTCTGGTCGTTCTTGATGGCGTCGGCGCACGGGGCCGGCCTGATGCTGATGCCGGTCCTGCTGCGCCTGCATCCGGACCTCGCCGCCCATGCCGACCACGAGACCAGCGCCGGCCAGGCACTCCTTCACGCGCTCGATCAACTGGCGATAGTCGATCTGGCGGCGATCGGCGTGCACACGCTCTCGATGCTCGTGGTGATGGCGGCCCTGGCGATCGTCGTCTACCAGAGGGTCGGGCTGAAGATCCTTCGCTCGGCCTGGCTGAACCTTGACCGGATCTGGGCCATCGCCCTGGTGATCACCGGAGCGGTGACCATCGTGCTCTGAGCGGCCGGCGCGGAGCGCCCCGGCTGTGCGCTACCATTCAGGCGGCGCCAGTGGCCTGCAGATGATCGCTGGGCCGCTGGAGCGTAGACGTGGCGGGAGTGCCCCTCAGCAGCAGCCCGGAGATCGCCGCCGGCGCGGCCTCGGTGGCTGCGCGCCCTCGGCTCTACTACGGGTGGGTGATCGTCGGCGTGTTAGCCGTGACCAGCGCCCTCACGATGGCGATGGGCGCGCTCAACTTCGGCCTCTTCATCAAGCCGATGGGCGACGAACTCGGCATCGGCCGCGCCATCTTCGGCTGGTCCCAGTCGTCGCGCCAGGTCACCAGCGCGCTGACGGCCCCGATTGTTGGCCCGCTGATCGACCGCTTCGGCGTCCGCATCATGCTGCCGCTGGCCGCCATCCTCTGCTTCGTCGCGATGGTCTGGCTGTCGCTGGCATCACACGGCTGGGAGATCATCGCGGCGTTTGCCGTGATGGGCCTCGTCGGCATGAACGGCCCTGGCGCGCTGGTGACGTCCGTCCCCGTCACCAAGTGGTTCGTGCGACATCGGGCCAGGGCGATGGCGTATGCGTCGCTCGGGGTGCCGCTGGGCGGGTTCCTGCTGGTGCCGCTCACCCAGATCCTGATCGACGAGCTAGGCTGGCGCATGGCCTGGGTCGTGATGGGCCTGATCGGCGCGGGCGTCATCGCGCCGCTGGCGTACACCTTCATTCGCCGCCAGCCTGAGGACATGGGCTTGCTTCCAGATGGTCGTCGGCCCATCACGACAGCGGTCACGCGACGGGCCGACGGTGAGCCGAAAGCCTCACCGCACGCCGATGAGCACTCGTGGACCCGTGCCGAGGCGATCCGAACGGTGACGTTCTGGAAGCTGGTCTTCGTGTTCGGGCTGGTGATGCTGGCGATGACCAGCGTCGCCGTCCACCGCATCCCGAGCTTCATGGATCGTGGACTCGATCCGCACCTGATCTCCTACGCCACGGCGATGGATGCAGCCGCCGCCGGCCTCAGTACGTTCATGATGGGCCTGCT
This region of Chloroflexota bacterium genomic DNA includes:
- a CDS encoding MFS transporter → MAGVPLSSSPEIAAGAASVAARPRLYYGWVIVGVLAVTSALTMAMGALNFGLFIKPMGDELGIGRAIFGWSQSSRQVTSALTAPIVGPLIDRFGVRIMLPLAAILCFVAMVWLSLASHGWEIIAAFAVMGLVGMNGPGALVTSVPVTKWFVRHRARAMAYASLGVPLGGFLLVPLTQILIDELGWRMAWVVMGLIGAGVIAPLAYTFIRRQPEDMGLLPDGRRPITTAVTRRADGEPKASPHADEHSWTRAEAIRTVTFWKLVFVFGLVMLAMTSVAVHRIPSFMDRGLDPHLISYATAMDAAAAGLSTFMMGLLAHRIPSRIMGALGFLLLAVASILTILANNHVIMFLSMITFGFGIGSGMMMQNYLWADYFGRRYQGGIRGAVTPITLLFSAAGPPVAGYVRDAVGSYDPVWMVAIVLMLLGAVAVGTTPPPGRPPSALEGVPAR